The Micropterus dolomieu isolate WLL.071019.BEF.003 ecotype Adirondacks linkage group LG20, ASM2129224v1, whole genome shotgun sequence genome has a segment encoding these proteins:
- the LOC123958831 gene encoding aminopeptidase Ey-like translates to MGKGVYISKPVAVTCVVAAIGVVATIIALSVVYAQEKSKNEETLLSTVSPSTSTSTTPSTPKEPWQRYRLPDSLAPVSYNVTLWPRLEPNVDGLYIFTGHSTVVFRCLRETDLIIIHSNKLNLTTIEGFHAKLTGLNGAAAPGMKKTWLEVPTQYLVVQLNSPLQAGSMYELFTKFVGELSDDLGGFYRSEYFEDGVKKVVATTQMQPTDARKAFPCFDEPAMKAIFHITLMHPHETVALSNAMNYEPINITMDGQSLIQTKFEPTEIMSTYLLAFVVCDFTFIGTKPGADVLIRIWARKKAIEEGQGNYALEKTGPILAFFEKYYKSPYPLSKSDQIALPDFSAGAMENWGLITYRETALLYNPGVSSNGDNEWVATVISHELAHMWFGNLVTTRWWNDLWLNEGFATYVSYLGANYAEPTWNMKDLIVLNEIIGVMAVDALASSHPLSTNEEDILKPEHISQLFDSITYSKGAAVLRMLSEFITETVFSQGLHTYLEEFKYKNTVYTDLWKHLQMAVDKAGIKLPHSVEVIMNRWILQMGFPVVTINTQTGKITQKHFLLDPDSKVYIPSEFNYEWFVPITWIKTGGAEQQYWLLNKEATNTNLTLGPNEWLVANINMKGFYRVNYDSENWERLLTKLSSRHQDIPVINRAQIIDDAFNLARARIVSTTLALRTTKFLEKEVEYMPWQTARRNLDYFFLMFDRSEVYGPMQAYIKKQVTPLFKYFKELTLNWTKIPENHNDQYNQVNAISLACSTDVEGCKQLTTGWFREWMKNPNNNIISPNLKSTVYCSAIAAGGIAEWDFAWSMYKNATIASEAEKLMHALSCTKQPWLLNRYLQYCLDPEKIRKQDATFTIVYIASNPIGQPLAWDFVRANWAHLFNDYGGGSFNFGRLIDGVTKRFSTEFEYKQLLQFKEDNAGQLGSATSSFDQVLERTKANMNWVALNKQQVHEWFTSEASSLV, encoded by the exons ATGGGGAAAGGCGTCTACATCAGCAAACCAGTAGCAGTCACCTGTGTGGTTGCAGCCATCGGTGTTGTGGCCACCATCATAGCTCTGTCTGTGGTTTACGCACAGGAGAAGTCAAAGAATGAAGAGACACTTCTATCCACTGTCAGCCCCAGCACCAGCACCAGCACCACGCCCTCCACCCCGAAAGAGCCATGGCAGCGCTACAGACTTCCGGACTCCCTCGCCCCTGTCTCCTACAATGTGACATTGTGGCCCCGGCTGGAGCCCAACGTAGATGGCCTGTATATCTTCACTGGACACTCCACGGTGGTCTTCAGATGTTTGCGGGAGACCGACCTCATCATCATCCACTCCAACAAGCTGAACCTCACCACAATCGAGGGATTCCATGCCAAGCTGACGGGCCTCAATGGAGCCGCTGCGCCTGGCATGAAAAAAACCTGGCTGGAGGTCCCCACCCAGTACCTGGTGGTCCAGCTCAACAGCCCGCTACAGGCCGGCAGCATGTATGAGCTCTTCACCAAGTTTGTTGGAGAACTGTCCGACGACCTGGGAGGATTCTACAGGAGTGAATACTTCGAAGATGGGGTGAAAAA AGTGGTGGCTACGACTCAAATGCAGCCAACGGATGCCAGGAAAGCCTTTCCATGCTTTGATGAGCCCGCCATGAAAGCTATCTTCCACATAACTCTCATGCACCCCCATGAGACTGTGGCTCTGTCCAACGCCATGAATTACG AGCCTATTAACATCACTATGGATGGCCAGAGTTTAATCCAGACAAAATTTGAACCCACAGAGATTATGTCAACCTACTTGCTGGCTTTTGTTGTgtgtgattttacattcattggGACGAAACCTGGTGCAGACGTTTTG ATCAGGATCTGGGCTCGCAAGAAGGCTATAGAGGAAGGCCAAGGAAACTATGCCCTGGAGAAGACTGGACCCATACTGGCATTCTTTGAGAAATACTACAAATCCCCTTACCCCCTGAGCAAGTCAG ACCAAATCGCTCTTCCTGACTTCAGTGCTGGAGCCATGGAAAACTGGGGCCTGATCACCTACAGAGAAACTGCCCTCTTATATAATCCTGGCGTATCATCCAATGGAGACAATGAGTGGGTGGCAACAGTCATCTCACATGAGCTCGCGCATATG TGGTTTGGGAACTTGGTGACCACGAGGTGGTGGAATGACTTGTGGCTCAATGAGGGGTTTGCCACCTACGTCTCTTATCTGGGAGCCAACTATGCTGAACCAACGTGGAACATG AAAGATTTAATAGTTCTGAATGAGATCATTGGTGTAATGGCTGTGGATGCCTTGGCCTCCTCCCATCCCCTCTCAACCAATGAGGAGGACATCCTGAAGCCAGAGCACATCAGTCAGCTGTTTGACTCCATCACATACAGCAAG GGAGCCGCAGTCCTCAGGATGCTCTCAGAGTTTATCACTGAGACTGTCTTTTCCCAAGGACTCCAT ACATACTTGGAGGAGTTCAAGTATAAGAACACAGTCTACACAGATCTCTGGAAGCACCTGCAAATG GCAGTGGATAAAGCCGGCATAAAGCTGCCACACTCTGTGGAGGTTATCATGAACCGCTGGATCCTACAGATGGGTTTCCCAGTGGTCACCATCAACACCCAGACTGGAAAAATCACCCAGAAACACTTCTTATTGGACCCAGACTCTAAAGTGTACATACCTTCAGAGTTCAA TTATGAGTGGTTTGTCCCTATTACGTGGATTAAGACTGGTGGAGCTGAGCAGCAGTACTGGCTTCTTAACAAAGAAG ccacaaacacaaacttgaCTCTTGGTCCTAATGAGTGGTTGGTAGCCAACATAAATATGAAGGGCTTCTACAGAGTTAACTATGACTCTGAAAACTGGGAGCGTCTCCTCACCAAGCTGAGCTCCAGACATCAG GATATTCCAGTGATCAACCGAGCTCAAATTATCGATGATGCTTTCAACCTTGCAAG GGCAAGGATCGTGTCCACCACTCTGGCTCTGAGGACTACCAAGTTCCTTGAGAAAGAAGTCGAATACATGCCCTGGCAGACAGCCAGACGAAACTTGGACTACTTTTTCCTCATGTTTGACCGCAGTGAAGTTTATGGACCCATGCAG GCTTACATAAAGAAACAGGTCACTCCTCTGTTTAAATACTTCAAAGAGCTCACTCTCAACTGGACAAAGATCCCGGAAAACCACAACGACCA GTACAACCAGGTGAATGCAATCTCCTTGGCCTGCAGCACCGACGTGGAAGGCTGTAAGCAGCTGACCACTGGCTGGTTCAGAGAGTGGATGAAAAACCCAAACAACAACAT AATTAGTCCCAACTTGAAGTCCACAGTCTACTGTAGTGCAATTGCAGCAGGAGGTATAGCGGAGTGGGACTTTGCTTGGTCCATGTACAAGAATGCCACCATTGCTTCGGAAGCTGAAAAACTCATGCATGCTCTGTCCTGCACCAAACAGCCATGGCTGCTGAACAG GTATCTTCAATATTGTCTGGACCCAGAGAAGATCCGTAAGCAGGATGCCACCTTCACCATTGTTTACATTGCTAGTAACCCCATCGGTCAGCCTCTGGCATGGGACTTTGTCAGAGCCAACTGGGCCCATTTATTCAATGA CTATGGTGGCGGATCATTTAACTTCGGAAGACTAATTGATGGAGTGACCAAGCGATTCTCCACTGAGTTTGAGTACAAGCAG ctgctgCAGTTCAAAGAAGACAATGCAGGGCAGTTAGGCTCGGCCACCTCGTCTTTTGATCAGGTACTGGAGAGAACTAAGGCCAACATGAACTGGGTGGCCTTGAACAAGCAACAGGTGCATGAATGGTTCACCAGTGAAGCATCTTCTCTTGTTTAA
- the LOC123958589 gene encoding mesoderm posterior protein 1-like: protein MEVSYCSPLQLQENSFLFDCESLLDKSYDPLAYDLAPDPGYFSAGSSLSPTSSVDSFCFSPTSLQPAGNKQDALDCFIFNSQAAPPLAQETQTLPCSGSSTTTSTTKKSRSRYPGKKRQTASEREKLRMRDLTKAMHHLRSYLPPSVAPVGQTLTKIETLRLTIRYISYLSTQLGLSDEALEQKRSSGFVGQQQTLSQFLGQPTACYSTQESDCNTMSTAQQSSLQNSYQVSSGVCFSSEQYWTPQQQLQNANLYGQC, encoded by the exons ATGGAGGTGTCCTACTGCTCTCCTCTCCAGCTCCAGGAGAACTCTTTCCTGTTTGACTGCGAATCCCTGCTGGACAAGTCTTATGATCCTTTGGCCTATGATCTAGCCCCGGACCCTGGTTACTTCAGCGCTGGAAGCAGCTTGTCTCCGACCTCTtctgtggactccttctgcttctCCCCCACCTCCCTCCAGCCTGCCGGGAACAAACAAGACGCTTTGGACTGTTTCATCTTCAACAGCCAGGCAGCGCCTCCTCTTGCCCAAGAGACGCAGACTCTGCCCTGCTCCGGATCCTCCACAACCACCTCCACCACAAAGAAATCCAGGTCCAGGTATCCAGGGAAGAAGCGCCAGACAGCCAGCGAGAGGGAGAAGCTGAGGATGAGGGATCTGACAAAGGCCATGCATCATCTCAGGTCATACCTTCCACCCTCTGTGGCACCAGTCGGACAGACCCTGACCAAGATCGAGACGCTGCGCCTCACCATCCGCTACATCTCCTACCTGTCGACCCAGCTGGGCCTCAGCGACGAGGCGCTGGAGCAGAAGAGGTCCTCAGGGTTTGTGGGGCAGCAGCAGACCCTCAGCCAGTTCCTCGGTCAGCCAACAGCCTGCTACAGCACACAAGAATCAGACTGTAACACCATGAGCACAGCCCAGCAGTCCTCTCTACAGAACTCATATCAG GTTTCTAGTGGAGTTTGCTTCTCCAGCGAGCAGTACTGGACTCCACAGCAGCAGCTACAAAATGCAAACTTGTATGGACAGTGCTGA